The genomic region ACGCAAAACTTGACTCAAACACTATGAGTTTTGCCCTTCAAGTGCCCTAGGGCTTCGATAGCCGAAGCCAGGGCCAGCGCGCACTCTGAGTAAATTGGGTAATCTGTAACGCTTGCGCCTTGGGCAGATTGTTTGTATAACGTTCTCTGTGTGGCTACATTCACGGCGGCTCACGGAGAGCGAACGATGGCGGACATTCAGCGTATCTCTTTGGATGAGGTCGTACTGCATTTTGCGGAGTTGGAGGATCCTCGCTCCACCGTCAATCTGCAACATCCGTTGGTCAGTGTGGTCGTCATCGCTTTGATGGCGGTGCTGGCCGGTGCGAGCGGGCCAACTGCGATTGGCAGGTGGGCTGCTTTGAAAGAAGAGTTCCTTTTGAACGCGCTGAACTTGCCGAACGGGATTCCGCGTAAGGATGTCTTTCGTCGCGTACTGATGGCGCTGCGCCCGGGTGCCTTTCAAGCCTGTTTTGTGAACTGGTTGAAGTCGTTGCGTGCAACAGCGGCCACGGCGACCGGCGTGGAGCAACCCGTTCTGGCGGTGGACGGCAAGACGGCACGGCGGAGCCACGATCGCAAGAACGGCCTGGGCGCCTTGCATTCGGTAAGCGTCTGGGCCAGCGAGTTCGGCCTGTCGCTGGGGCAGGTGGCCTGCGCCGAGAAATCGAACGAAATCACGGCCATTCCCGAGCTGCTGAGGCTGGTGGACATCAAAGGGGCAATCATCACCATCGACGCGATGGGGACCCAGAAGGCGATCGCGGCGCAGATCATCGAGCGCGAGGGCGACTATGTCTTGGCGCTGAAGGGGAACCAGGAAACGCTGCATCAGGTGATCATCGATCATATCGACGAACAACTCGATGGGGAGTTAGGGGATGCTTGTGAGCATGTGACAACCGAAAAGGGTCATGGGCGTGAGGAGATGCGAACTTATCTCCAACTCCCAGCCCCCAAGAGCCTGCCGGGATTCACGCTGTGGAAGGGGCTGAAGTCGATCGGAGTGGTGACGTCCCGTTGCCTTCGTGACGGCAAGGAGACCATCGAAGTCCGCTACTACATCAGCAGTCTGGCCATGGGCGTGAAACGGTTCGCCCGCGCTGTTCGGGGGCACTGGGGTATCGAGAACAGCTGTCACTGGAGTCTGGACATGACGTTTCGCGAGGACGAGTCTCGGCTCCGCGAGCAGCATCTGCGCGAGAACTTCGCGTGGCTGAACCGGCTTGCGTTGTCGCTCCTGAAGCAGCATCCCGGCCGCCAGAGCCTGGTCATGAAACGCCGTAGCTGCGGCTGGAGCGATGCCTTCTTGATGGAAGTCGTTACTGGATCAACATGTTAGTGTGCGCTGGCCCTGGGTGATCCCCCAGGGCGATTGCACCTTAAATCATGTTCCAAGCAGCACTTTCTGGAGATAGCTCTCGTCCCAGCCGGCGGTGAGGCGTTTGTTCTTGATGCCGACCTTCAGCGCGGTTTCGTTCTTCAGTAGGCTCAGCGCGGCGCGGCGGAGGATGCTGAAGTTCGCATCCGCGTGGCCTTGGCGGATGCGGCATTGGTCTTCCTGAAAGGTGACATCGAGCTGCCAATGCAGACGGTTCTCGATACTCCAGTGGCCGCGCACCGCGTCGGCGAATCGACGGGCCGAGATGAATTTGCTCAGGATGTAGTAACGGTTCTGCCCGACCTTCTTTCCATCCCGCTGAGTGTCGCTGATGGCTACTCCAATCGCCTTCAGACTGGTCCAACGCGCACGGTCCGGCAAGTCCTCGGGAACAGGACAAATCATGTAGTACCGGGCCTCCTTGCGGCCGTGCCCTTCTTCGTTGGTCATGTGGCAACGCATCCGGATGTCTGCGAAGTCGTCATCCACATGCTTCTCGAAGAAGTTGATGATCCCCTGATGTAACGTTGGCTGGTTATCCTTCACGGCCAGGCAATAATCCGCGCCCGCCGCGACGATTTGCCGCGCGATCTCGGTCTGACAACCCATCGCGTCGATGGTGACCATAGCTCCCGACAACTCGAGCATTTCCAGCAGTTTCGGAATGGCCGTGATCTCGTTGCTCTTGGCGTCGACGACGACTTGTCCCAAGCTAATATGATTCGCGGTCGCCCAAGCACTGACCATGTGAATGGCCGCCTTGCTGTCAGCCGCATCGAAGCTGCGGCGGAGCGTCTTCCCGTCGATGGCGATCACCTGCCCATCGGTGATTTCGTGCAGGGCCGTGATCCAACTCAGCAAACACTTCTCGAACTCTGCCGGTTTGATGGCGGCGAAGATCGCATTGAAACGATCGTGCGACGGAATGCCGGTCTCCAAGTCCAGAAACCGAGCCAGCCACTCACGCTTGGTTGTCCCAAACCGGGCAATGGCGACGAAATCATCCGCACCACAGATCACCGCGCAGACTGCAATGACCACCACATTGATCAGAGGATAAATCACCTCACGACGCCGCGGATCCGTGAGTTCCGCAAAGTGGTCTGCGATCCGAACCGACTTGGGCTTCGACATGGCATGGATTCCTGGCTCGCGCGATCTTCTCCACCCTCGTTGCTTCGCAACAAACGGCGAAAACGCGTCTGCCCAATCATGCCAAATTACCCATCATGGCGCAATCGCCCTGGGCCCGGCCCCGGGAGCCGATGAGTCACCTGCTCGGGGCCTGTTCGTGCGCGCGGCCCCGCCCGCCGCTTCTGCCGTGAACCGGGAAAAAGTTGTCTCGG from Terriglobales bacterium harbors:
- a CDS encoding ISAs1 family transposase; its protein translation is MADIQRISLDEVVLHFAELEDPRSTVNLQHPLVSVVVIALMAVLAGASGPTAIGRWAALKEEFLLNALNLPNGIPRKDVFRRVLMALRPGAFQACFVNWLKSLRATAATATGVEQPVLAVDGKTARRSHDRKNGLGALHSVSVWASEFGLSLGQVACAEKSNEITAIPELLRLVDIKGAIITIDAMGTQKAIAAQIIEREGDYVLALKGNQETLHQVIIDHIDEQLDGELGDACEHVTTEKGHGREEMRTYLQLPAPKSLPGFTLWKGLKSIGVVTSRCLRDGKETIEVRYYISSLAMGVKRFARAVRGHWGIENSCHWSLDMTFREDESRLREQHLRENFAWLNRLALSLLKQHPGRQSLVMKRRSCGWSDAFLMEVVTGSTC
- a CDS encoding ISAs1 family transposase; translation: MSKPKSVRIADHFAELTDPRRREVIYPLINVVVIAVCAVICGADDFVAIARFGTTKREWLARFLDLETGIPSHDRFNAIFAAIKPAEFEKCLLSWITALHEITDGQVIAIDGKTLRRSFDAADSKAAIHMVSAWATANHISLGQVVVDAKSNEITAIPKLLEMLELSGAMVTIDAMGCQTEIARQIVAAGADYCLAVKDNQPTLHQGIINFFEKHVDDDFADIRMRCHMTNEEGHGRKEARYYMICPVPEDLPDRARWTSLKAIGVAISDTQRDGKKVGQNRYYILSKFISARRFADAVRGHWSIENRLHWQLDVTFQEDQCRIRQGHADANFSILRRAALSLLKNETALKVGIKNKRLTAGWDESYLQKVLLGT